The DNA region CCGAAGGGCCGAATTCGGCTTCTTGGGCGTGGTCGTGTACACGCGGGTGCAAACACCTCGACGCTGGGGGCACGCCTTCAAGGCCGGAGACTTGGTCTTGACGATCACCTTGATCCGCTCCTTACGGACCAACTGACTAATGGTGGGCAACGGTCTTCCTCCTCAGGAAAAATGGTCCGAATGCGGCGATTGAACGACCCGTCAGGGCCGAATGAACCCGCACACCGGGGCAGGGCGAGGGCCGAGAGGCCCAGACGAACCCGCCACGACCAGTGTTCGCGCGGGAACTTAGCACTTCGGGCAGCGAGGCATGAGCCACAAACCACCCATAAGGACCTCTTAATATACCTGAATGCCTGAACGGGTGTCAAATTGCGGACTTCCGGCCGGTCCAGCCGATCAATCCAAGCCACGGCGGGCAGACCCGCACCCAGCGCGGATTCAGCGACGATCCTCAAGTCAGGCTCCACGGATCCGGGCGTACACGGATCCAAAGAGACGCGTGATCTAGAGTTTAATTTTTTATTAATTCTACCGCCGCACCCGGAACGAATCGAAGGTTCGTCCCTGCGTATCGATGGCGGCCACCTCCACCTCGTCGTCGGTGAGGTTCACCCCAAGAAAGTGATATACCGGACGCACATATGCACTGTGCGGCTGAGCGGCTGCGCGCCGTAACCAGGCCCCACCGCCACCTGTCACAAAATAGGTGGTGGGACGCCCATCAGGCACGAAATCCTCCAAGCTGCGCGACCGTTCGTAGTGATGATCGTGGCCAGAAAAAACGATTTCCACGTCATGGCGCTCGAACAAGGGGCCCAAAGCCTGCCGTACGTACAGACTGGAACCGTGCGCCCCGCCGCTGTAAGGCGGATGGTGAAAAAAGGCAAACTTCCAGCGAGCCGCACTGTTCCGCAGGGCCGCTTGCAACCAGCGATACTGGGTGCTGCCAGGCGCAAATGGCGAATTGGTATCGAGCGCAAAAAACTCCGCCAATCCAGCTCGAAACTGATACCATCGCTCGGTTTCGGCCGGGTGAGCGCGGGGCACCTCAAAAAACGCCAAGTAAGGGCCAGCCGAATCGGTGCGCTGGTCATGGTTGCCGATACTGGGATACACCACACAGCGAGAGAGAAGACGGTGATAAGGAAGCCAGAAGCGACCCGCGTAGTTCTCCGCCTCGCCTCCCTCATAGATCACATCACCGGTGTGCAACACGAAATCGGGCTTCCAGGCCTCCAATGCATCGGCCACCGCGAACTGCTGCGGCGCCCCACTACCGGAATCCCCCAGCACCGCAAAGCGAAGGCGCGACCCTGGGGCATCGGGAAGGGTACGGAAGGTCCCCCTGCCTAATTCGCGCTCTGCTTGCCGGACCACGTAGGCATAGGCCGTTGCGGGACGGAGCCCAGCGAGGCGAACGGCATGCTGGAGACCGGGGCTGGAGTCCCGTGTCAGGACGGGCTTACCGGCGTCGCTATACACATCGAGACGACAGGCGGCAGGATACCCCAATCGCCACATAACCGTCACGCTCGTGTCCGTACCCGCCTGGAGATAGGGCCCAACCAGCACGGGCGAGGACGAACTGGCGGCAAGCGCCACCTGACAGGCCAGGGCCCCCAAAGCCAAAGCCAGCCCAGCACGCATCCACCAGACTGCCACGCAGCACCTCTCAGACTGTGACCCCAATCCCCGCAAAGCCGACGTTCAACACATATGCTGGAAATGGAGAGCGGCATCCACTGAACCCTCGGATGGGGAACGCTGCCTCTTCATCCCTAACACAATGACGGCCGACGCGCGATGCGTCGGCCGTCATTGTAGTGGCTTTTCAGGACGGCCGCGAGTTCGCGCGACCGTCCTTGAAGACAGCTGCCGTTAGATCTCCTCGTCCGGGGCGGACTCATCGCCCAGTTCGTCCTCATCCCCATCTTCGGGCATGATGGCTTCCCCGGGAGAAAGGTCCTCGGAAGACATCCCAGCGGCGGATTCCTCCGCGAGACGAGCGCCCACCCCAACCGGCGCGCCGATCAGCTCTGAAGCAGAACTGGGCAGCAGGTAGTCGGGAGCGACGGGCTCATCGTCCTGTTGGTTGAACAAGCCGGTACCGGCCGGAATCAAGCGACCGATCACGACGTTCTCCTTGAGGCCGTGGAGCCAATCCTTCTTGCCTTCGATCGCCGCCTCAGTGAGAACACGGGTCGTTTCCTGGAAGGAAGCCGCCGAGATGAAGGACTCGGTGTTGAGCGAGGCCTTCGTGATCCCCAGCAGAATCGGCGTGGTCACCGCGGGGCGCCCTTCCTTGTCCGTGATCATGCGCTGTTCCCGGTCAAGCTCGAGAACATCGACCATTTCGCCAGGGAGCAAGGTGGTGTCACCCGGATCGTCGACCTTCATCTTGCGGGTCATCTGCCGCACGATCACTTCGATGTGCTTGTCGGCGATCTCCACCCCCTGCGAGCGATAGACCATCTGGACTTCGTCCACCAGGAATCGCTGCAGACGCTCGACCCCCTGCACACGCAGTACGTCGTGGGGATTGATCGGACCGTCCGTGAGCGGATCCCCCTTGGCGATCGCCTCACCGTCGGACACGATCAAGCGCCCCCCCGGCGGCACGGCATACTCCTCGGTTCCCACCTCGGTCTCGATAAAGACGCGGACGTTCTCATCGAAGTCGATCAGCAGCTTGACCGTTCCGTCGTGCTCCGCAATCACCGCGGACTCCTTGGGTTTGCGACCCTCCAGGAGTTCCTCGACACGAGGCAGACCCTGAATGATGTCGCCGGTCTTGACGCGATCGTAGACGAGCGTCGCGAGGTTCTCACCCCGCTGAACCATATCGCCCTGATCGACCATCAACTGAGTACCGCTGCTGATCAGATAGGGACGCCCGTGACGGATGGCCACGTGCCCCTTGTCGTGCAGACGAATCTTGCCACCATCCGGTGCTGCCAAGCCGTCGGCCAAGGGATCACCTTCCCGCACCATGGCACCGTCTTCCAGAGCAAGCTTGCCCTTGAACGGAACCAGCACCTCATGTTCCGGCGTGATAAGCACCAAGCGCCGGACCTCGCGCCCATCCCCCGCGTCGTACGAGGAGGGGAACTGAACGATGCCGTCGGTGTGGCTCAGAATTTCGGTCTTCACCACCGTGGTCTTGGGCTTGATGGTGGCGCCATCCTTGGCCTCAAGGGTGGTGACGATGAATTCTTCCTTGTGTTCGCCGAAGCGGCCCACTGAGGGAAGGTCACGCCGCAGGGCCATGTTCTCGAGGATCACGATGGCGAAGTCGAACGTCTGCTCCTCGCCTTCCTTGGGTTCTCCCTTGGGCGTGATCTCGATTCGCCCGGCCAGATTGCCAAGGCCAGGCCCCTTGGTCAGCACCAGTTCGGTCCGGATCAGCGGTGTGCCAGCCTTGACGCGTTCACCGTTCTTGACGGCCAGACGCGTGAGCGACTTGAGCCCAAGCTCATCCGTGGTGCTCTTGAAGTTCAGGGTCGAATCCGCTGGCAGCACATGGAACCGCTCGATCAGCCGAACGATCACGATGCGCTCGCCCTCGGGGCCCTCGATAACCTTCACGAGACCCTCGTGGGGGGCCGTGAAGCCCTGCGCGATGACGGCGCCCTTGGCCACCAGATCATCTTCCTTCACGTGAAGTTCGAGTCCATCCGGAACGTCCACCCGGGTGCCGGGATACACGTAAGCTTCCTTCACCATGTCGTTGTCGATGAACAACTCCAGGATGCCAGCCGTCTTCGTGTAGTAGTCATGGCCGTCAATCAGGCTCGTGCCCGGCTCGACGAACATGCCCGACTTCAAGCCGAAGCCCAACGCACTATCCGGCTTGTTGATCGTGATCATCTCTTCAGGGACGAAAAGAATCTCGCCCTTCTTGGTGACCAGACGACGGTCGGAGCGCTCGGAAAGGCTACCCTCCACGAAGCGAACTTCACCGGTACCAGACACGGTGAACTTTTCGTCCACATGGTCGGCCAGCACCACGGCATCCCCTTCGACCCGCTGACCGTCGACGACGCGCAGGGTGTACTGGGTGCCGTCCGTTGCCTTCAGGAACAGATCCTTCTTGCCGGCGGTCACTTCGGTGCCAGGCAACACCATGTTGGCCGTGACAATCGCAATGTCGCGACCAGCGGTGATGACGGTGCGCCCGTCCAATACCTCGGTGCGGATGTCGGCGCCGAGCCGCAGTTTGCCGCCGTGCTCGGTGACCATCCGGTACTCCGTCAGCACCTCGCCCTGCTTGACACGCTGGCCAGGCTT from Candidatus Sericytochromatia bacterium includes:
- a CDS encoding metallophosphoesterase, with the translated sequence MAVWWMRAGLALALGALACQVALAASSSSPVLVGPYLQAGTDTSVTVMWRLGYPAACRLDVYSDAGKPVLTRDSSPGLQHAVRLAGLRPATAYAYVVRQAERELGRGTFRTLPDAPGSRLRFAVLGDSGSGAPQQFAVADALEAWKPDFVLHTGDVIYEGGEAENYAGRFWLPYHRLLSRCVVYPSIGNHDQRTDSAGPYLAFFEVPRAHPAETERWYQFRAGLAEFFALDTNSPFAPGSTQYRWLQAALRNSAARWKFAFFHHPPYSGGAHGSSLYVRQALGPLFERHDVEIVFSGHDHHYERSRSLEDFVPDGRPTTYFVTGGGGAWLRRAAAQPHSAYVRPVYHFLGVNLTDDEVEVAAIDTQGRTFDSFRVRR